One Camelus dromedarius isolate mCamDro1 chromosome 6, mCamDro1.pat, whole genome shotgun sequence genomic region harbors:
- the LGSN gene encoding lengsin: MICYLTFIYSLLQDTRDESNETKASKMSKLKRTRKKVTKLHAFSTEIGEMDTSDSKGKIRNQMVCHKLGDTSKLVMEPGSAESLLPQDDKDSKDPTILIKPLPLATSVCAPDGEFHSNSSSPDDSNDSTQMPTAPQLSSRMKHIKQEMAKNHLQFVRFEATDLHGVSRSKSIPAHFFQEKVIHGVYMPRGYLELIPSPKDNEVDHIRATCFNSDIVLMPELSTFRVLPWAERTARVICDTFTVTGEPLLTSPRHIAKRQLSQLQDFGFSLFSAFIYDFCIFGVPEIINSKTISLPASTLLNNHDQPFIQELVDGLYHTGANVESFSSSTRPGQMEICFLPEFGISSADNAFTLRTGVKEVARKYNYIASFFIETGFCNSGILSHSLWDLDGKKNMFCSSSGIEQLTITGEKWLAGLLKHSAAISCLMAPAVSCRKRYSKESREQKESVPTTWGYNDNSCAFNIKCHGEKGTRIENKLGSATANPYLVLAATVAAGLDGLQSTDGVFAGPEDSTDLHQPKPSEIPLKLEDALMALEEDQCLRQALGETFIRYFVAMKKYELENEETDAERNKFLEYFI; the protein is encoded by the exons ATGATCTgttatttgacatttatttattcattattacaGGACACAAGAGATGAAAGTAATGAGACTAAAGCCAGCAAGATGAGTAAATTAAAAAGGACAAGAAAGAAAGTCACAAAACTACATGCTTTTTCAACTGAAATAGGAGAAATGGACACATCTGACTCAAAAG GAAAGATCAGAAACCAAATGGTGTGCCACAAATTGGGGGATACTAGTAAACTAGTCATGGAACCTGGCTCTGCTGAATCTCTTTTGCCACAAGATGACAAGGACTCCAAAGATCCCACAATACTGATAAAACCATTGCCCCTTGCAACATCAGTCTGTGCTCCTGATGGTGAATTTCACTCAAACTCCAGCTCTCCTG atgacTCCAATGACAGCACCCAAATGCCTACTGCACCTCAACTCTCCTCTAGAATGAAGCACATCAAACAGGAGATGGCCAAAAATCACCTTCAGTTTGTGCGATTTGAGGCGACAGACCTCCACGGTGTGTCCAGGTCTAAGAGCATCCCCGCACACTTTTTCCAA GAAAAAGTGATCCATGGTGTTTACATGCCACGAGGTTATCTTGAATTGATACCAAGTCCTAAGGACAATGAAGTAGATCACATAAGAGCAACATGTTTTAACAGTGACATAGTCCTGATGCCAGAGTTATCGACCTTTAGAGTTTTGCCATGGGCAGAGAGAACGGCAAGGGTGATATGTGACACATTCACCGTGACTGGCGAGCCTCTGCTGACCTCTCCAAGGCATATTGCAAAGAGGCAGCTGAGCCAGCTGCAGGACTTTGGCTTTTCCCTGTTCTCTGCCTTCATCTatgatttttgcatttttggTGTGCCTGAAATTATCAATTCCAAGACCATATCTCTTCCTGCTTCCACTCTGCTGAATAATCACGACCAGCCCTTCATTCAGGAACTTGTTGATGGTTTGTATCACACTGGAGCCAATGTTGAGAGCTTTTCCTCCTCTACCAGACCGGGCCAGATGGAAATCTGTTTTCTGCCGGAATTTGGCATCAGTTCAGCTGATAACGCATTTACCCTCAGAACAGGTGTCAAAGAGGTGGCAAGGAAATACAATTACATTGCCAGCTTTTTCATTGAGACTGGATTCTGCAACTCAGGAATTTTGTCTCATAGTCTCTGGGATCTTGATGGGAAGAAAAACATGTTCTGTAGCAGTTCTGGGATTGAGCAGCTCACGATCACTGGGGAGAAATGGTTGGCAGGACTCTTGAAGCACTCAGCTGCTATCAGCTGCTTGATGGCTCCCGCTGTCAGCTGTCGGAAGCGCTATTCCAAGGAGAGTAGAGAGCAGAAGGAGAGTGTGCCTACAACGTGGGGGTACAACGACAACAGCTGTGCTTTTAATATCAAGTGTCATGGTGAGAAGGGCACCAGGATAGAAAATAAACTGGGCTCAGCCACGGCAAATCCTTACCTCGTGCTGGCCGCCACTGTTGCTGCAGGCTTGGACGGACTTCAGAGCACTGACGGTGTGTTCGCTGGTCCAGAGGACAGCACAGACCTCCATCAACCAAAACCTTCTGAGATCCCTTTGAAACTGGAAGATGCCCTCATGGCCCTGGAGGAAGATCAATGCCTGAGACAGGCTctaggagaaactttcattcgATATTTTGTTGCCATGAAGAAATATGAgttggaaaatgaagaaacagatgcTGAGAGAAATAAATTCTTAGAGTACTTTATTTAG